From the Musa acuminata AAA Group cultivar baxijiao chromosome BXJ3-7, Cavendish_Baxijiao_AAA, whole genome shotgun sequence genome, one window contains:
- the LOC135643578 gene encoding aquaporin PIP1-2-like: MEGREEDVRVGANKFSERQAIGTAAQSQDRDYQEPPPAPLFEPAELSSWSFYRAGIAEFMATFLFLYISILTVMGVVKSNTKCSTVGIQGIAWAFGGMIFILVYCTAGISGGHINPAVTFGLLLARKLSLTRALFYMVMQCLGAICGAGVVKGFKKGLYENNGGGANVVAPGYTKGDGLGAEIVGTFILVYTVFSATDAKRSARDSHVPVLAPLPIGFAVFLVHLATIPITGTGINPARSLGAAIVYDKSHAWNDHWIFWVGPFIGAALAAMYQQIVIRAIPFKSRP; the protein is encoded by the exons ATGGAGGGGAGAGAGGAGGATGTGAGGGTGGGAGCAAACAAGTTCTCGGAGAGGCAGGCAATAGGGACAGCTGCCCAGAGTCAGGACAGGGACTACCAGGAGCCACCACCAGCTCCACTGTTTGAGCCAGCGGAGCTCAGCTCATGGTCCTTCTACAGGGCTGGCATAGCAGAATTCATGgccaccttcctcttcctctacatCAGCATCCTCACCGTCATGGGTGTGGTCAAGTCCAACACCAAGTGCTCCACCGTGGGCATCCAGGGGATTGCCTGGGCCTTTGGTGGCATGATCTTTATCTTGGTCTACTGCACCGCTGGGATCTCAG GTGGCCACATCAACCCGGCTGTGACCTTTGGGCTGCTCCTGGCCAGGAAGCTGTCCCTGACCAGGGCTCTGTTCTACATGGTGATGCAGTGTCTAGGTGCCATATGCGGTGCAGGCGTGGTGAAAGGGTTTAAGAAGGGGCTCTATGAGAACAATGGAGGTGGAGCGAATGTTGTGGCCCCTGGTTACACCAAGGGTGATGGCTTGGGTGCTGAGATTGTTGGCACCTTCATCCTGGTTTACACAGTCTTCTCTGCCACTGATGCCAAGAGGAGTGCTAGGGACTCTCATGTGCCT GTTCTTGCTCCCTTGCCTATTGGATTTGCAGTGTTCCTTGTTCACCTGGCCACCATCCCCATCACCGGCACTGGCATCAATCCTGCCAGAAGCCTTGGAGCTGCAATTGTTTATGACAAGAGCCATGCATGGAATGATCAT TGGATTTTCTGGGTTGGACCATTCATTGGAGCTGCTCTTGCTGCTATGTACCAACAGATAGTTATCAGGGCAATCCCATTCAAGAGCAGGCCATGA